In one Neobacillus sp. WH10 genomic region, the following are encoded:
- a CDS encoding ABC transporter substrate-binding protein, translated as MKKILPLMMSLIVMFCLSACSSGNTQTKESKNTEQNHSKNSTNDNGKKQNREDLTLKVSKDEKKTIVISVMGNTPFFEMAKKEYEKKHPNITIQIKGFTTKNMLSPVLLEKYLKTTSTEVLSGKGADLFVLNDSSLPVDRFVDKNAFVNLNDYINIDTSFDKNQYYMNIIQNSKMNGGLYVLPTRFFLNALFADQEAISKTGVKIDDKHNWTWSQFVEVSKQLKQKGTLEFTMQETPDTLLNTLVFEDKNFSQLVNIGKNEAYFKSKFFTNLLMQVKELYDENVLTEQYSEDGTYFRSSQIYSPKDYFLRSAVFYKNATIYQMPHSSDKESGVSFVGSDRYAMNANSNVKMEAWDYLKFLMSYDMQLQSQTDMFPINKAANEKEFAELKNGTKLDNPKGDQVTISEEALQPLKQMITEANTQVRSNDKIQAIISEESKSYFSGQKSAESVADIIQNRVMTYLNE; from the coding sequence ATGAAAAAAATATTGCCTTTAATGATGAGTTTAATCGTAATGTTTTGTCTGTCCGCATGCAGTAGTGGAAACACACAAACCAAGGAAAGCAAAAACACCGAACAAAATCATTCAAAAAATAGTACTAATGATAATGGTAAAAAACAGAATAGAGAAGATCTAACGTTAAAGGTAAGTAAAGACGAGAAAAAAACGATAGTCATCTCAGTAATGGGAAATACACCATTCTTTGAAATGGCAAAAAAAGAATACGAAAAAAAGCATCCCAACATTACGATTCAGATAAAAGGATTTACGACAAAAAATATGTTGTCACCCGTTTTATTGGAGAAATATCTTAAAACGACATCGACAGAAGTTTTATCTGGAAAAGGTGCTGATTTATTTGTTTTGAATGATAGCAGTTTACCTGTGGATCGATTTGTTGATAAAAACGCTTTTGTCAACTTAAATGACTATATTAATATCGATACTTCATTTGATAAAAATCAATATTATATGAATATCATTCAAAATTCCAAAATGAATGGTGGACTTTATGTATTACCTACTCGTTTTTTCTTGAATGCTTTATTTGCGGATCAAGAAGCGATTTCGAAAACTGGTGTCAAAATAGATGATAAACATAATTGGACATGGAGTCAGTTTGTTGAAGTTAGTAAGCAGTTAAAACAAAAAGGAACACTTGAATTCACAATGCAAGAAACACCCGACACACTCTTAAATACCTTAGTATTTGAGGATAAAAATTTTAGTCAGCTTGTGAATATAGGAAAAAATGAAGCTTATTTTAAGTCGAAATTTTTCACCAACTTATTAATGCAAGTGAAGGAATTGTATGACGAAAATGTATTAACGGAACAGTATTCAGAGGATGGTACTTATTTCAGAAGTTCTCAAATCTATTCTCCAAAAGATTACTTTTTACGCTCAGCAGTTTTTTATAAGAATGCAACAATTTATCAAATGCCACATTCTTCTGACAAAGAATCAGGTGTTTCGTTTGTAGGTTCCGATCGATATGCGATGAATGCGAACTCGAATGTGAAAATGGAAGCATGGGATTACTTAAAGTTTTTAATGTCTTATGATATGCAACTACAATCACAAACGGATATGTTTCCAATTAATAAAGCTGCCAATGAAAAGGAATTTGCCGAATTGAAAAATGGAACAAAACTTGATAATCCAAAAGGTGATCAGGTAACGATTTCAGAAGAAGCTCTTCAACCACTTAAGCAAATGATTACTGAAGCAAATACGCAAGTGAGATCGAATGACAAGATTCAAGCGATTATCTCAGAAGAATCGAAAAGCTATTTTAGTGGTCAAAAATCTGCGGAAAGTGTTGCTGATATTATACAGAACAGAGTAATGACCTACTTAAACGAGTAG
- a CDS encoding sensor histidine kinase → MKFGIVSKLFLLTTTLCLLITGSIYIGQTIFFKQYYANRKVNELKSSIKSFEKQYLKSNGDVQTIQQLEQDFYRAQNTWITTLDHNGNMKTANDFYVEIKIEAIKNTNEIIKIPLYHLLKEDDLLQDTPPISKGDIVDVKTIDKNNISIPFYLYVVQRNSYWINQSMWKNIDNSFQVDNEKYDLKEKLDLSTKYNEEIHQLKGTVENVRIPDRNDVSSIIYSNSLFMDRINEFQTNLFMDKQNQYETFKTLDYEQNGIKYKLFIDPIKDENGKTNYIFSMASLQPVDEAVRMVKDYFVYMIAFVLLLTILASIYYSIKIAKPLLRINDTTRKIAHLDFSERIEYHSKDEIGDLSQNINLLSNTLHSHITQLQQDIEKEKQLENTRKEFISGVSHELKTPLSIMKSCISILKDGVASHKKEYYFEAMEKEVDKMDLLIVDMLELAKYESGTYKMKMEPFFIDKIIDHVCNQLSLEIEKKELTVHKDLATIEVFANQPRIEQVITNYITNAIRYTPVHENIYISTTIEDDQVKVCVENKGTHIPNDQLDKVWERFYRGDTSRQRSEGSTGLGLAISKNILELHGAQYGVVNTSDGVLFYFTLNKNS, encoded by the coding sequence ATGAAATTCGGGATTGTCTCAAAACTGTTTTTATTAACAACAACTTTGTGTTTGTTAATCACTGGATCCATTTATATAGGTCAAACAATCTTTTTTAAGCAATACTATGCAAATCGAAAAGTTAATGAACTGAAATCAAGTATCAAATCGTTTGAGAAACAATACCTAAAAAGTAATGGTGATGTTCAAACAATCCAGCAATTAGAACAAGACTTTTATCGTGCTCAAAATACATGGATTACAACGCTTGATCACAATGGAAATATGAAAACTGCAAATGATTTTTATGTAGAAATTAAAATAGAAGCCATTAAAAATACAAATGAAATAATAAAGATTCCTTTGTATCATTTATTAAAAGAAGACGACCTTTTACAAGATACTCCACCTATTTCAAAAGGAGATATAGTGGATGTTAAAACGATTGATAAAAATAATATATCAATCCCTTTTTATCTTTATGTGGTTCAGCGTAATTCATACTGGATCAATCAATCCATGTGGAAAAATATTGATAACTCCTTTCAAGTTGATAATGAGAAATACGATTTAAAAGAAAAATTGGACTTATCCACAAAATATAATGAGGAAATCCATCAATTAAAAGGAACAGTAGAAAATGTACGCATTCCTGATCGTAATGACGTTTCAAGCATCATATACAGTAATAGCTTATTTATGGATCGTATTAATGAATTCCAAACGAATTTATTCATGGATAAACAAAACCAATACGAAACGTTTAAAACGCTTGATTATGAACAAAATGGAATCAAATATAAATTGTTTATCGATCCGATTAAAGATGAAAATGGTAAAACAAATTATATTTTTTCAATGGCTTCTTTACAACCAGTAGATGAAGCTGTGCGGATGGTAAAAGATTATTTTGTCTATATGATTGCGTTTGTTTTACTTCTTACAATTTTGGCGTCCATTTACTATTCAATAAAAATCGCAAAACCATTATTAAGAATAAACGATACAACTAGAAAAATAGCACACTTAGATTTTTCAGAACGAATTGAATATCATTCCAAAGATGAGATTGGTGATTTATCACAGAATATTAATTTGCTTTCAAATACGCTACATTCACATATTACTCAACTACAACAAGATATTGAGAAAGAAAAACAATTAGAAAACACTAGGAAAGAATTCATCTCAGGTGTTTCGCATGAACTAAAGACACCTTTAAGTATTATGAAAAGCTGTATTTCGATACTGAAAGACGGTGTTGCTAGTCATAAGAAGGAGTACTATTTTGAAGCGATGGAAAAAGAAGTCGACAAGATGGATCTATTAATTGTCGATATGCTTGAACTTGCAAAATACGAGTCTGGAACGTATAAAATGAAAATGGAACCTTTTTTTATTGATAAAATAATTGATCATGTTTGTAATCAATTATCTTTAGAAATTGAGAAAAAGGAACTCACGGTTCATAAAGATTTAGCAACAATTGAAGTATTCGCTAATCAACCTCGAATTGAACAAGTCATCACGAACTATATAACAAATGCGATCCGTTATACCCCTGTTCATGAAAATATTTATATTTCAACGACAATAGAAGATGACCAAGTGAAAGTGTGTGTGGAAAATAAAGGAACACACATTCCAAATGACCAATTAGATAAAGTCTGGGAACGTTTCTATCGTGGTGATACGTCTCGTCAACGATCAGAAGGTAGTACTGGGTTAGGTCTTGCCATATCAAAAAATATATTGGAACTACATGGTGCGCAGTATGGTGTCGTGAATACTTCTGATGGCGTACTGTTTTACTTTACCTTAAATAAAAATAGTTGA
- a CDS encoding N-acetylmuramoyl-L-alanine amidase, translating into MNRKKDKWKRIFLLLIISILMIVLIMNLQENEPIINKEHSAQASTVNRNKVITTSEKILTGKTIVIDAGHGGIDIGASGQNGTNEKDVTLTMAKNIKNELEKRTDANVILTRNDDVNISLADRVKVADEQKADLFVSIHFDAFLTIDVEGITTYYKKKSDEPLAALIQDHIFKNGLDARDRGVSLGDYYVLRENSSPAILLELGFISNSSDEARMISEEFQSNTTNSIVDGIIDYLNSKNSINLIE; encoded by the coding sequence ATGAATCGAAAGAAAGATAAGTGGAAAAGAATTTTTTTATTATTGATAATATCAATTTTAATGATAGTTTTAATCATGAACCTTCAAGAGAATGAACCAATAATAAATAAAGAACATTCAGCCCAAGCATCAACTGTAAATAGAAATAAAGTAATTACAACTTCTGAAAAGATATTAACTGGTAAAACAATTGTAATTGATGCAGGTCATGGTGGTATAGATATAGGTGCAAGTGGACAAAATGGAACAAATGAAAAAGATGTAACATTAACAATGGCTAAAAATATAAAAAATGAGTTAGAGAAACGTACTGACGCTAATGTTATATTAACGAGAAATGATGATGTAAATATATCACTTGCAGATCGTGTAAAAGTTGCAGATGAACAGAAAGCAGACTTATTTGTTAGTATCCATTTTGATGCATTTTTAACGATTGATGTTGAGGGAATTACAACGTATTATAAGAAAAAATCGGATGAGCCTTTAGCAGCATTAATTCAAGATCATATTTTTAAAAACGGGTTGGATGCAAGAGATCGTGGTGTAAGTTTAGGGGACTACTATGTATTAAGAGAAAACTCAAGTCCAGCAATCTTACTTGAACTTGGATTCATTTCAAATTCATCTGATGAAGCACGAATGATATCAGAAGAATTTCAATCAAACACAACAAATTCAATAGTTGATGGGATAATTGACTATTTAAATAGTAAAAATAGTATAAATTTAATTGAATAG
- a CDS encoding response regulator transcription factor — translation MQYKILIVEDETILREIVKDYLVNEGHEVIEAIDGEQALELYQEQDFHLIILDIMLPKVDGWAVCRRIRKTSNVPIIMLTARVDEDDTLLGFELGADDYVTKPYSPPILLARVKRLLESRYKINEPSNETLTKNGISVDFSSRTVKVDGNNIALTHTEFEILTYLMQNHGIVITREQLVQKVWGYDYNGDERTINTHIRNLRTKLGSKSKVIKTIIRTGYKFEETV, via the coding sequence ATGCAATACAAAATCTTAATCGTGGAAGATGAAACGATTTTACGTGAAATTGTGAAAGATTATTTAGTAAATGAAGGTCATGAAGTAATTGAAGCGATTGATGGTGAACAAGCATTGGAATTATATCAAGAACAAGATTTTCATCTCATTATTCTTGATATTATGTTACCGAAGGTTGATGGGTGGGCAGTTTGTAGAAGAATTCGAAAGACTTCAAATGTTCCTATCATCATGTTAACAGCACGGGTTGATGAAGATGATACACTGCTTGGGTTTGAGTTAGGCGCCGATGACTATGTTACAAAACCTTATAGTCCACCAATTTTGCTTGCCAGAGTTAAACGATTACTTGAAAGTCGATATAAAATAAATGAGCCTTCAAACGAAACATTAACCAAAAATGGTATTTCAGTCGATTTTTCTTCTCGGACAGTCAAAGTAGATGGAAACAATATCGCTTTAACCCATACTGAATTTGAAATATTAACTTATTTAATGCAAAACCATGGGATTGTGATTACAAGAGAACAACTCGTACAAAAGGTTTGGGGCTATGACTACAATGGTGATGAACGGACAATCAATACACATATTCGGAATTTACGTACGAAATTAGGTAGTAAATCAAAAGTGATTAAAACGATTATTCGAACAGGTTATAAGTTTGAGGAAACCGTATGA